One Microtus pennsylvanicus isolate mMicPen1 chromosome 3, mMicPen1.hap1, whole genome shotgun sequence DNA window includes the following coding sequences:
- the Smim27 gene encoding small integral membrane protein 27 gives MRPVSRRTLDWIYSVLLLVIVLLSWGFVIYASTVAARRQLHKEFPDKFFEMNELW, from the exons ATGAGGCCAGTGAGTCGCCGCACCCTGGACTGGATTTACTCCGTG TTGCTACTTGTGATCGTCTTGCTTTCCTGGGGATTCGTCATTTATGCATCAACTGTAGCTGCGCGGAGACAGCTGCACAAGGAGTTTCCAGATAAATTCTTTGAAATGAACGAACTTTGGTAA